In Myxococcota bacterium, a single window of DNA contains:
- a CDS encoding M23 family metallopeptidase, producing the protein MISLLSILALTFTLEPAMVKQGQVALIKISDAPSDLSVQMGNQKVALWDCEGAKRCGVIGVPLETPVGKITAEMRSGRELQKLALGVERGDFKVNKLKVPAKITKPNAKERAQIAQDKLDIEAAYKMGEKDPLWAERFELPTGGIITSLFGNQRVYNGILQSVHLGVDLRANETTPIHVSNTGKVVLAKNLFMAGNLVLVDHGSGVYSSYAHLSRIDVQVGQSLKKGEQIGMAGATGRVTAPHLHWSTKVNGIAVDPHALIKVLSPRT; encoded by the coding sequence ATGATTTCTCTTTTGAGTATTTTGGCGCTGACCTTCACGCTTGAGCCAGCAATGGTTAAACAGGGCCAAGTGGCGCTAATTAAAATTTCTGATGCGCCGTCAGATTTGTCAGTGCAAATGGGCAACCAGAAAGTAGCTTTATGGGATTGCGAAGGAGCTAAGCGTTGCGGTGTTATCGGGGTTCCATTAGAAACTCCGGTCGGTAAAATTACCGCTGAAATGCGCTCGGGACGCGAACTTCAAAAGCTAGCGCTTGGAGTTGAACGAGGCGATTTTAAAGTTAATAAGCTCAAAGTTCCGGCGAAGATTACTAAACCCAACGCCAAAGAGCGCGCTCAAATTGCTCAGGATAAGCTCGATATAGAAGCGGCTTATAAAATGGGTGAGAAGGACCCGCTGTGGGCTGAGCGATTTGAGCTTCCAACTGGCGGTATTATTACCAGCCTGTTTGGCAATCAACGCGTTTATAACGGGATTTTGCAAAGCGTGCATTTGGGAGTGGATCTAAGAGCCAATGAGACCACGCCGATTCATGTGAGCAATACTGGCAAAGTAGTGTTGGCGAAAAACCTGTTCATGGCAGGCAATCTCGTGTTGGTTGACCATGGTAGCGGCGTTTATTCGAGCTATGCGCATTTGAGTAGAATCGATGTTCAAGTGGGCCAAAGCTTGAAAAAAGGCGAACAAATCGGCATGGCCGGCGCGACGGGCAGGGTGACAGCCCCGCATCTACACTGGTCAACGAAAGTAAACGGCATCGCCGTAGACCCCCACGCCCTAATCAAAGTGTTGTCACCCCGCACTTGA
- the panB gene encoding 3-methyl-2-oxobutanoate hydroxymethyltransferase: MKIVRLIDLQKKKEAREPIVMLTCYDATFARLIDMAGVDILLVGDSLGMVIQGASNTLSVSMDDMVYHTRAVARGCQRAHLVADMPFMTYQTDLKVALENAANLLRAGAHSVKVEGGRSVASTVRAMTEAGIPVMGHVGLTPQSVHALSGHRIQGRTEEASARILEDSLALQEAGVYAIVLECVPETLAQEISTRLVIPTIGIGAGRFTDGQVLVSYDLLGLNPEFKPRFLKTYLNGASLVMAAVEKYVTEVRHGEFPAQEHVSVI; the protein is encoded by the coding sequence ATGAAAATTGTTCGGTTAATAGACTTGCAGAAAAAGAAAGAGGCCCGTGAGCCGATTGTCATGCTGACCTGTTATGACGCGACGTTCGCCCGGTTAATCGATATGGCTGGCGTTGACATCCTTTTGGTCGGCGATTCATTGGGTATGGTTATTCAGGGCGCGTCCAATACGTTGAGTGTATCCATGGATGACATGGTTTATCATACGCGCGCGGTCGCGCGGGGCTGTCAGCGCGCGCATCTCGTTGCGGACATGCCTTTCATGACTTATCAAACGGACTTGAAGGTAGCTTTGGAAAACGCCGCCAACTTGCTTCGTGCGGGGGCACATTCAGTGAAAGTTGAAGGTGGGCGCTCGGTTGCTTCCACTGTGAGAGCGATGACCGAGGCTGGCATTCCGGTGATGGGGCACGTCGGTCTAACGCCGCAAAGCGTACATGCGCTCTCAGGTCACCGTATTCAGGGCCGGACCGAAGAAGCGAGCGCAAGGATTTTGGAAGACTCGCTGGCTCTGCAAGAAGCAGGGGTTTATGCAATTGTGCTGGAATGTGTTCCTGAAACTTTGGCGCAAGAAATATCAACCCGTTTAGTCATTCCGACCATTGGTATCGGCGCGGGACGTTTTACGGACGGGCAGGTGTTGGTCAGCTATGATTTGCTTGGCCTTAATCCTGAATTTAAACCTAGATTTCTTAAGACCTATTTAAATGGCGCCAGTTTGGTAATGGCCGCCGTTGAGAAATATGTCACGGAAGTTAGGCATGGAGAGTTTCCTGCCCAAGAACATGTCTCGGTCATATGA
- a CDS encoding efflux RND transporter permease subunit produces MNISEISIRNPVFAWMLMAFLIVFGWISFSHMGLSQMPEVDFPVVSVSLTLTGAAPEVMEVEVADPVEDVFASLEGLKTLSSSSAMGRVSLTLEFGLDKDIDIAVQEIQNALSRVAAKLPKGIDPPVIMKSNSDANPIIWLAVSSDSLKPRDLMSLVKNKIKNRFAAIEGVGELILGGYIEPNLRVWVSPEKLAAHELTASDVLSAIGSGHVELPSGQIDIGRQEVGIRTFGEARSVEDFGDILILRRGGAPNYVPIRLRDIGEIEDGLNDIRAMSRSAGVAAIGLGVKKQPGSNAVEVAKAVKARMEEIKKELPAGVNIMVRFDSTVFIEESIRELNFTLILSAVLTALICLLFLGSISATLNVVLAIPTAIIGSFIVLDAMGFTLNFFTLLGLSLAIGIVVDDAIMVLENIVRHREKGEGKVQAALLGSKEITLAAMAATTAIIAIYLPVAFIQGIIGKFLFQFGVTLSVAVAISLLEALTLAPMRCAQFLEVKPRRTWIGRGVEAMFQQSAMAYRRMVKVSIRFKWAVVFLSLLFFAGSLYLVKLIKKEFIPAQDQSMLIVRFETPPGSSLEYTRQKFMEVEKWVLGKKDVRGYYGVIGGFNGGQTSAGMMFLTLQPPDKRKLSQQDLIGVFRKELNKIDDIKVVIQDPSLSGFTAKRGFPIEFNIRGPDHEKLVEIGKSFTEAMSQSGKMIDVDSDYRDGLPEIQIIPNRSKARQYGVSVSDIAQTIQAMMGGVVSGQFTKDGHRYDVRVRVKDEDRTRMQDLYRMGVRNVQGEMVPLKELVTTKMHLTLQSISRQDRERAITLYANPAPASSQEEALSVVEQLGEKLPPGYRLVLSGSAQTFKDSFSSLLWALLLGILVSYMVLASQFNSFVHPFTVLVALPFSVSGALMALYLGNQTLNIYSMIALLLLMGIVKKNSILLVDFTNHMRAQGLSVSDALIEACPLRLRAILMTSIATIAAAIPPAVAVGPGAESRVPMAIAVLGGVFVSTILTLFVVPSVYCILATLERKRYVDPIYSEGRS; encoded by the coding sequence GTGAATATATCAGAAATCTCGATTCGAAATCCAGTCTTTGCCTGGATGCTGATGGCGTTTTTGATTGTCTTTGGCTGGATTTCTTTTAGCCATATGGGCCTGAGCCAGATGCCGGAAGTCGACTTTCCGGTGGTTTCAGTCTCGCTGACACTAACCGGCGCTGCGCCTGAGGTCATGGAAGTTGAGGTTGCCGATCCAGTTGAAGATGTGTTTGCGTCTTTGGAAGGGTTGAAAACGCTATCGTCTTCATCGGCAATGGGCCGTGTTAGTTTGACCCTTGAGTTTGGTCTGGATAAAGACATCGATATAGCGGTGCAGGAAATCCAAAATGCTTTGAGCCGAGTTGCCGCAAAGTTGCCCAAGGGCATTGATCCGCCGGTGATCATGAAATCGAACTCGGATGCCAACCCAATTATCTGGTTGGCGGTGAGTTCGGATTCTTTAAAGCCAAGAGATTTGATGTCTTTGGTGAAAAATAAAATTAAAAATCGCTTTGCGGCTATTGAAGGTGTTGGGGAGTTAATTCTCGGCGGTTATATCGAGCCAAACTTGCGGGTTTGGGTAAGTCCAGAAAAGCTGGCAGCGCATGAGTTGACGGCATCGGATGTGCTCAGTGCGATTGGATCTGGGCATGTTGAGCTCCCTTCGGGTCAGATTGATATTGGCAGGCAAGAAGTCGGAATTCGAACTTTTGGTGAAGCTCGCAGCGTTGAGGATTTCGGCGATATTTTGATTTTACGCCGTGGGGGAGCACCGAACTATGTACCAATTCGATTGCGAGATATTGGCGAAATTGAGGACGGTTTGAATGATATTCGCGCCATGTCTCGCTCAGCGGGTGTGGCGGCCATTGGTTTAGGTGTGAAAAAGCAGCCGGGTTCAAATGCGGTGGAGGTGGCTAAGGCTGTTAAGGCCCGTATGGAAGAGATAAAAAAGGAGCTTCCCGCTGGGGTCAATATAATGGTTCGGTTTGACTCAACGGTTTTTATTGAGGAGTCGATCAGGGAGCTTAATTTCACGCTGATTCTATCGGCGGTGCTCACGGCTTTAATTTGTCTGCTTTTTTTGGGGTCTATTTCGGCCACTTTAAATGTGGTGTTGGCGATACCGACGGCCATCATTGGCAGCTTTATCGTGCTGGATGCGATGGGCTTTACACTCAATTTCTTCACTTTATTGGGCCTATCGCTCGCGATTGGGATTGTGGTGGATGATGCCATCATGGTGCTAGAAAATATTGTCCGCCACCGTGAAAAAGGCGAGGGCAAGGTGCAGGCGGCGCTGCTTGGTTCGAAAGAAATCACCTTGGCGGCGATGGCGGCAACGACAGCGATTATCGCAATCTATTTGCCGGTGGCATTTATTCAGGGGATTATCGGCAAGTTCTTGTTTCAGTTCGGGGTGACTTTGTCGGTGGCTGTAGCCATTTCATTGCTGGAGGCATTGACCTTGGCACCGATGCGATGTGCGCAGTTTCTAGAGGTGAAGCCAAGGCGAACTTGGATTGGGCGCGGCGTCGAAGCGATGTTTCAGCAAAGCGCCATGGCATATCGGCGGATGGTGAAGGTATCGATCCGATTTAAATGGGCCGTGGTCTTTTTGAGTTTGCTGTTCTTTGCGGGCAGTTTGTATTTGGTGAAGTTGATTAAGAAGGAGTTTATCCCGGCTCAAGATCAAAGCATGCTGATCGTTAGGTTTGAAACGCCGCCTGGCTCATCGCTTGAGTACACGCGTCAGAAATTCATGGAAGTCGAAAAGTGGGTCTTGGGTAAAAAAGACGTGCGCGGGTATTACGGCGTTATCGGTGGTTTTAACGGTGGTCAAACCAGCGCCGGTATGATGTTTTTAACCTTGCAGCCACCGGATAAGCGCAAGTTAAGCCAGCAAGATTTGATTGGTGTCTTTAGAAAAGAGCTTAATAAAATCGACGATATTAAAGTGGTCATACAAGATCCGTCGTTGAGCGGCTTTACGGCTAAGCGAGGCTTTCCCATTGAGTTTAATATTCGTGGCCCTGATCATGAAAAACTCGTTGAAATTGGCAAAAGCTTTACCGAGGCCATGAGTCAAAGCGGCAAGATGATAGACGTTGACAGCGATTACCGAGACGGGCTGCCGGAAATTCAAATCATCCCCAATCGCAGCAAGGCAAGACAGTATGGCGTATCGGTGTCAGACATTGCTCAAACCATTCAAGCCATGATGGGCGGCGTTGTTTCCGGGCAGTTCACCAAAGATGGGCATAGGTATGACGTGCGTGTCAGGGTAAAGGACGAGGATCGCACGCGCATGCAGGATTTATACCGCATGGGCGTTAGAAACGTGCAGGGGGAGATGGTACCGCTGAAAGAGTTGGTCACCACGAAAATGCATCTGACGTTGCAGTCAATCTCAAGACAAGATCGAGAAAGGGCGATTACGTTATATGCGAACCCAGCGCCTGCCAGCTCGCAAGAGGAAGCGCTGAGTGTGGTGGAGCAGTTGGGGGAAAAGCTGCCGCCAGGTTATCGCTTGGTTTTGAGCGGCAGTGCGCAGACTTTTAAAGATTCATTCTCCAGTTTGCTTTGGGCATTGCTTTTGGGAATTTTGGTGTCGTACATGGTTTTGGCCTCGCAGTTTAATAGTTTTGTTCACCCCTTTACGGTCTTGGTGGCGCTGCCGTTTAGTGTGTCGGGTGCGTTGATGGCGCTCTATCTAGGGAATCAGACGCTCAATATTTACAGTATGATCGCGCTGCTTTTATTGATGGGCATTGTGAAAAAGAATTCCATTCTGCTGGTCGATTTCACCAACCACATGCGGGCACAAGGCTTGAGTGTAAGCGACGCTTTGATTGAAGCCTGCCCTTTACGTCTTCGAGCGATTTTGATGACTTCGATTGCAACCATCGCAGCGGCGATCCCGCCTGCTGTGGCTGTGGGACCTGGTGCGGAAAGCCGTGTGCCCATGGCCATCGCGGTGCTTGGAGGCGTGTTCGTATCGACAATCCTGACGTTGTTTGTGGTTCCCAGCGTCTATTGCATCTTGGCAACTTTAGAAAGAAAGCGTTATGTAGATCCCATTTACTCAGAGGGCCGTTCATGA
- a CDS encoding purine-nucleoside phosphorylase — MPGLPPAKIAVILGSGLGGFADYLTNTTSLAYSEIPDFPVSTVEGHSGRFVHGFIGETPVLLMQGRVHRYEGYTASQVAFPVRFLKDLGVQKLILTNASGGINQDFGVGNLMLISDHINLTGDNPLIGPNNSQLGTRFPDMSQAYSLRLRQLAKSISPNLQEGVYAGVLGPCYETPAEINMLKVLGADAVGMSTVFETIAARHMNMEVLGISCICNMAAGLSPTKLTHEEVTLAGQNASKEFGDLLLKLIPLCN, encoded by the coding sequence ATGCCCGGACTGCCACCTGCAAAAATCGCGGTCATTCTAGGCTCCGGCCTGGGTGGCTTTGCTGATTATCTGACAAACACAACTTCACTGGCCTATTCAGAAATACCGGATTTTCCAGTCAGCACCGTCGAAGGCCATTCAGGTCGCTTTGTTCATGGTTTCATTGGTGAAACGCCTGTTTTATTGATGCAAGGTCGTGTCCATCGGTACGAAGGTTATACCGCGAGCCAAGTGGCTTTTCCTGTGCGCTTTTTAAAAGATTTGGGCGTTCAAAAGCTGATTCTAACCAACGCTTCGGGTGGGATTAACCAAGACTTCGGCGTTGGTAATTTAATGCTGATATCGGATCACATTAATCTGACCGGTGATAATCCGTTGATTGGGCCGAATAACTCCCAGCTTGGCACCCGGTTTCCCGACATGAGTCAGGCTTACTCGTTGCGGCTTAGGCAACTGGCGAAATCGATTAGTCCTAATCTGCAGGAAGGCGTGTACGCAGGCGTTTTGGGCCCGTGTTATGAAACGCCGGCTGAAATTAACATGCTTAAAGTACTGGGCGCTGATGCTGTTGGCATGAGTACCGTGTTCGAGACCATTGCTGCTCGGCACATGAACATGGAAGTTTTGGGTATTTCTTGCATCTGTAATATGGCTGCGGGATTGTCTCCAACCAAATTGACCCATGAAGAAGTGACTTTGGCTGGCCAGAACGCCTCAAAAGAGTTCGGCGATTTATTGCTTAAATTGATTCCATTATGTAATTGA
- a CDS encoding trimeric intracellular cation channel family protein codes for MNHIEIVLTVFMIIGVIASASAGALRAIESKMDITGAIFLAFVAANAGGTFRDLVLGTQVFWMKYHYYLWISFSVGILMYVLSQIWRAPTAHRYFLKTLIFADAMGLAAFSIAGVEKAQGLGEGPAISILMGVVTAVGGGIVADVISNRSPMVFFSELYIVISFFGAILYLILSDLLGHPVAAGIALVLIVLCRMIAVKLKLGVR; via the coding sequence ATGAATCACATTGAAATCGTTTTAACCGTATTTATGATCATTGGTGTGATCGCCAGTGCTTCTGCTGGAGCGCTGAGAGCCATTGAATCTAAAATGGACATCACGGGCGCCATCTTCTTGGCTTTCGTGGCGGCGAACGCGGGCGGGACTTTTAGAGATTTGGTGCTTGGCACCCAAGTGTTCTGGATGAAGTATCATTACTATTTATGGATATCTTTTTCCGTTGGCATTTTGATGTACGTCTTGAGCCAAATTTGGCGCGCACCCACTGCGCATCGCTACTTCCTTAAAACTTTGATTTTCGCAGACGCCATGGGGCTTGCGGCTTTTAGCATTGCGGGTGTGGAAAAAGCGCAAGGGCTCGGTGAGGGTCCTGCTATTTCCATCTTGATGGGCGTGGTGACAGCAGTGGGTGGGGGTATTGTTGCTGACGTGATTTCGAATCGGTCGCCTATGGTGTTTTTTAGCGAGCTTTATATTGTCATATCGTTCTTTGGCGCGATTTTATATTTGATTTTAAGCGATTTGCTGGGGCATCCAGTGGCGGCGGGCATCGCTTTGGTCCTGATTGTGTTGTGCCGAATGATAGCGGTGAAGCTGAAGCTAGGGGTTAGATGA
- a CDS encoding TolC family protein, with product MTLGITRLLVFGLLAFSFSALGKSLSLLEIFEIAKAQVESVSQQRVQVAFAHAQLLQIKSGFYPNVNFLFSYTRQQIPTVDNNGSVVAAFFNPDQYLTRFSATMSGLQGFREFAAYKAAKAAIRAQEANVNLVESGLYRQVSTAYYTYWGNRRDLDNILALKQSADERMGAIRKFVKIGRSRSADVLVQETQIGLLEAQAMAAKEAVRLSEESLRVMTGIEPQDDVAEDTAKLPEQLEPIESYLAKIDDRSEIRSLVAQVEAAENQTDVMRGSHFPTVGLAANYYPYRSGVLQHIHWDLGASINVPLFQGFGVVAQVRQAQATARGLRYGLMQARRDAERDIRTCYNTLQGVIQTLPILSRAQISARKSYEQLSNDYRYKLITNLEVNTAMTQLSTLMRSYDQTWYQGKTALENLHAAIGQVP from the coding sequence ATGACCCTTGGAATTACGCGGCTATTAGTATTTGGGCTGCTGGCTTTTTCGTTCAGTGCCTTGGGCAAGAGCCTTTCGTTGCTGGAAATATTTGAGATCGCTAAGGCACAGGTGGAGTCGGTTTCTCAGCAGAGGGTTCAAGTGGCCTTTGCGCATGCGCAGCTTTTGCAAATTAAGTCCGGCTTTTACCCTAATGTTAACTTTCTTTTTTCATATACCAGGCAGCAGATACCGACGGTTGATAATAATGGATCAGTGGTAGCGGCTTTTTTTAATCCTGACCAATATTTAACGCGATTTTCAGCAACGATGAGTGGGCTGCAGGGATTTAGAGAATTCGCTGCTTATAAAGCCGCGAAAGCGGCGATTCGGGCTCAGGAAGCGAATGTTAACTTGGTTGAATCCGGGTTATACCGGCAGGTTTCAACGGCTTATTATACTTACTGGGGTAATCGTCGGGATTTAGACAACATCTTGGCGCTTAAACAATCAGCTGATGAACGTATGGGCGCTATTAGGAAATTCGTTAAGATTGGGCGTTCGCGCTCAGCCGACGTTTTAGTGCAGGAAACACAAATAGGTTTGCTTGAAGCGCAAGCGATGGCTGCTAAAGAGGCTGTTCGGTTAAGTGAAGAATCATTGCGCGTCATGACTGGGATTGAGCCGCAGGACGATGTCGCGGAAGATACAGCCAAACTGCCTGAGCAACTGGAACCTATCGAAAGCTATTTGGCGAAAATCGATGACCGATCAGAAATCCGATCGTTGGTAGCCCAAGTTGAAGCGGCTGAAAATCAGACCGATGTGATGCGAGGCAGCCACTTTCCGACGGTGGGATTGGCGGCGAATTACTATCCCTATCGAAGTGGCGTGTTGCAGCATATCCATTGGGATTTGGGCGCCAGCATTAACGTGCCGCTGTTTCAGGGGTTTGGCGTGGTTGCGCAGGTGCGGCAAGCACAGGCCACCGCCCGGGGGCTCAGGTATGGGCTTATGCAGGCTCGGCGAGATGCGGAGCGTGATATTCGGACTTGTTATAATACGCTGCAAGGTGTGATTCAGACTTTGCCTATTTTGAGCAGGGCTCAAATATCGGCCCGAAAAAGTTATGAACAGCTTAGCAATGACTATCGCTATAAGTTAATTACCAATTTGGAAGTGAACACCGCCATGACCCAATTGAGCACTTTAATGCGTTCATACGACCAAACTTGGTATCAGGGAAAAACCGCTCTTGAGAACTTACATGCTGCGATAGGACAAGTTCCGTGA
- a CDS encoding pitrilysin family protein, with the protein MTQNLKPVREIEGIQEYMLPNGLKVLLFPDLSQSTVTVNITYLVGSRHEGRGETGMAHLLEHMLFKGTPTFPDSKGMLQERGAFFNATTWYDRTNYFETMPASEDNLKFGLQFEADRMINSWIRQSDLDSEMTVVRNEFEIGENDPISVLHDQMLSASFRWHNYGKSTIGNRSDIERVPVENLQVFYRKYYQPDNAVLVIAGKFDPNKALELAGEYFGKIQKPTRTLDKTYTEEPVQDGSRFVKLMRTGEVAAAGLSYHVPAASHGDFAAVRILADVLTQEPGGYLYDHLVQAGKASEIFGMVYSLAEPGALMIFAKAIKPGDVYKLKDEMVLEVETKQAKAITKEGVARAKARLLKNYKIAANNSKDLALRLSESISQGDYRLYFWQRDQIKNVTFEDVVKVAKHYLVESNRTAGVFVPTDKPARAEVPKTPDVEKMLESYSSDHNLAQGEHFEATPANIDRMTQRMTLNNNIQVAFLPKKTRGDLVKANLIFRFGTEDALNGHTEELALIPQLLMRGTQKRNFQAIQDELDSIESNLRLGGAAGKTVADITSDKDHVIAVIKLLAEVMKTPAFSEAEFEIVRKKELAELEEALLDPKMLGFNELERLQNPWPKTSIHYVPTLVERIQKLKAIKLADIKKLYQIYYGASNLELAVIGSFDVESVKAELNKQFGEWKSAKPFKRITRPYKAVVSETKVINTPDKAMALLALGTNLPLQDSSDDYPAMRMGAYVLGESMKSRLWHRLRETEGLSYGAGSWMDASKHEPSAVLGLYAMAASDNATKALAALQDEYKKWQTDGITESELKDSKQSLQSTMENMWANDGYVVSALCSNLELNRTFAFQAELLKKIEKLTTADVQGALKKYVTPAGLAEVKAGDFK; encoded by the coding sequence ATGACACAAAATTTGAAACCCGTTCGTGAAATTGAAGGCATTCAAGAATACATGTTGCCCAACGGCCTCAAGGTGTTGCTATTTCCCGATTTGTCTCAATCCACGGTGACGGTTAATATTACCTATTTGGTTGGCTCAAGGCATGAAGGGCGCGGCGAGACCGGTATGGCCCATCTTTTGGAGCACATGTTGTTCAAAGGCACGCCAACTTTTCCAGATAGCAAAGGCATGTTGCAAGAACGCGGCGCGTTTTTCAATGCTACCACTTGGTATGATCGAACCAACTATTTCGAGACCATGCCAGCCAGCGAAGACAACTTGAAATTTGGCTTGCAGTTTGAAGCAGACCGCATGATCAATAGCTGGATTCGTCAGTCGGATCTCGATTCCGAAATGACGGTTGTTCGCAACGAATTTGAAATCGGCGAAAACGATCCCATCAGTGTTTTGCATGATCAAATGCTTTCTGCCTCTTTCCGTTGGCACAACTACGGTAAGAGCACGATCGGCAATCGAAGTGATATCGAACGCGTGCCCGTAGAAAATCTACAAGTTTTCTACCGAAAATATTATCAGCCAGACAACGCCGTTTTGGTCATCGCCGGCAAGTTTGATCCAAACAAAGCTTTAGAGCTGGCCGGCGAGTACTTCGGCAAAATTCAAAAGCCAACGCGCACTTTGGATAAGACCTACACCGAAGAGCCAGTGCAAGATGGCTCACGTTTCGTAAAACTCATGCGCACAGGCGAGGTCGCAGCAGCAGGTTTATCCTATCACGTGCCAGCAGCATCTCATGGCGATTTTGCAGCCGTTCGGATCTTGGCAGACGTCTTGACGCAAGAGCCAGGCGGTTACTTGTACGACCACTTGGTCCAGGCTGGCAAAGCATCCGAAATTTTCGGCATGGTTTATTCGCTGGCAGAACCAGGCGCCCTGATGATTTTTGCTAAGGCCATCAAGCCTGGAGACGTTTATAAACTTAAAGACGAAATGGTCTTGGAAGTGGAAACCAAACAGGCCAAAGCCATCACCAAAGAAGGTGTCGCCAGAGCCAAAGCGCGATTGCTCAAAAATTATAAAATTGCCGCTAACAACAGCAAAGATTTAGCCTTAAGACTGAGCGAATCGATTTCACAAGGCGATTACCGTCTGTATTTCTGGCAGCGTGATCAAATCAAGAACGTGACCTTTGAAGACGTTGTTAAAGTCGCGAAGCACTACTTGGTAGAAAGCAATCGAACCGCTGGCGTATTTGTGCCGACAGACAAGCCAGCTCGCGCAGAAGTTCCTAAAACCCCTGACGTAGAGAAGATGCTGGAGTCTTACTCAAGCGATCACAACCTCGCTCAGGGAGAACATTTTGAGGCCACACCAGCCAATATCGACCGCATGACCCAGCGTATGACGCTGAATAACAACATTCAGGTCGCTTTCTTGCCGAAAAAGACTCGCGGGGATCTGGTCAAAGCCAATCTCATTTTCCGCTTTGGCACTGAAGACGCGTTAAACGGTCATACCGAAGAGTTGGCATTAATTCCTCAGTTGCTGATGAGGGGCACTCAAAAAAGAAACTTCCAAGCGATCCAAGATGAGCTCGATAGCATTGAATCTAACCTGCGCCTTGGCGGCGCTGCCGGCAAAACAGTGGCAGACATCACCAGCGATAAAGACCATGTGATTGCAGTGATTAAACTGCTCGCTGAAGTGATGAAAACGCCAGCATTTAGCGAAGCTGAATTCGAAATCGTTCGCAAAAAGGAGCTGGCTGAACTGGAAGAAGCACTGCTTGATCCTAAAATGCTTGGCTTTAACGAACTTGAACGCCTGCAAAATCCTTGGCCCAAAACAAGTATTCATTATGTGCCTACGCTCGTAGAACGCATCCAGAAGTTGAAAGCCATCAAGCTTGCCGATATTAAAAAGCTGTACCAGATCTACTATGGTGCCAGCAATTTAGAGCTAGCCGTTATTGGCTCCTTCGATGTTGAGTCGGTCAAAGCCGAGCTCAATAAACAATTTGGCGAATGGAAATCCGCCAAGCCGTTCAAGCGCATTACGCGTCCGTATAAAGCAGTTGTTTCCGAAACCAAGGTCATTAACACCCCAGATAAAGCGATGGCCCTATTGGCCCTAGGTACTAATTTGCCACTTCAAGATAGCTCGGACGATTACCCAGCCATGCGTATGGGTGCGTATGTGCTCGGCGAAAGCATGAAGTCACGCCTGTGGCACCGCCTCCGTGAAACCGAAGGCCTATCCTATGGAGCCGGCTCATGGATGGATGCCAGCAAGCATGAACCAAGCGCCGTTTTGGGTCTGTATGCAATGGCCGCCAGCGACAATGCGACCAAAGCCTTGGCTGCTCTGCAAGACGAGTATAAAAAGTGGCAGACAGACGGCATCACTGAGTCCGAACTCAAAGACAGCAAGCAAAGCCTACAATCCACCATGGAAAACATGTGGGCCAACGACGGTTACGTGGTGTCGGCCCTATGCTCGAACTTGGAACTAAACCGTACCTTCGCCTTCCAAGCCGAGCTTCTCAAAAAGATCGAAAAGCTAACAACAGCGGATGTACAAGGCGCTCTAAAAAAATACGTAACCCCAGCTGGTCTAGCCGAAGTAAAAGCCGGCGACTTCAAATAG
- a CDS encoding CPBP family intramembrane glutamic endopeptidase codes for MASQNRERPITAAIILLFLLAILKPIHADIAFAAAFLYQIYVPGILGYSIRILPGAIRADLLRMLWVSASSLTLFAIGQYLLLKPISFEPAFSINLLWGFAINLLMIALPEEIFYRGFLQSRLLRVYRPITAVLLVNLFFALGHFAGEYSLIRLLPFFPGLVFSWLVYKSNGSLLGATLYHALCNVFGEWLAESFRWSHG; via the coding sequence TTGGCTAGCCAAAATCGGGAGAGGCCAATTACCGCCGCCATCATCTTGCTATTCCTGCTAGCAATCCTAAAACCCATCCACGCAGACATCGCATTCGCCGCGGCATTTCTCTATCAAATCTACGTGCCTGGCATTTTGGGCTATTCCATTCGAATTCTCCCCGGCGCTATCCGCGCAGATTTGCTGCGAATGCTTTGGGTTTCGGCTTCGAGCTTGACCCTTTTTGCTATCGGCCAGTATTTGCTTTTAAAACCAATAAGTTTTGAGCCTGCTTTTTCGATAAATCTCCTTTGGGGTTTCGCCATTAACTTATTGATGATTGCGTTGCCTGAGGAAATCTTTTACCGCGGCTTTTTACAGAGTCGCTTGTTGAGGGTTTATCGCCCGATAACGGCGGTCTTGTTGGTGAATCTGTTTTTCGCCTTAGGGCATTTTGCGGGTGAATATAGCCTTATTAGGCTGCTGCCTTTTTTCCCTGGATTGGTGTTTTCCTGGTTAGTTTATAAATCAAATGGCTCTTTATTAGGCGCAACCTTGTATCACGCCCTTTGCAATGTGTTCGGAGAATGGCTAGCAGAGAGTTTCCGCTGGAGCCATGGATGA